The following proteins are encoded in a genomic region of Waddliaceae bacterium:
- the mutS gene encoding DNA mismatch repair protein MutS has protein sequence MGSVVVKERVTPMMAQWHACKAGSKGALLFFRMGDFYEAFYDDAVLIAKELELTLTKRQGIAMCGVPHHTCDSYVDRLVGKGHRVAVAEQMEDPKKTKGLVKREVTRVVSPGTLVNSSLLSEKSNNFFGAITSVDGVYGFSFLDLTTSEFKTIEFEDIKGLSNELHRLRPAELLISEGWREDNREFLDDITKTFSCAVNAQEAWHFDYISSSRFLTDHFGVHNLDGYGLKGCDAAVIAAGTLLRYLCEEQCLPIDHIKGIATYSTSEFMVLDHITQRNLELTESLNDGSRKNTLLDVLDNTTTPMGGRLIRHWIKQPLLSCDGVSSRHDAVEALYSNTAVLSSLHESLSSVRDLERLMMKVSAGYASPRDLVTLRFSLEQVPGIKSSLGGISSELLDEHKGSLHSFSEVTELIGAAFVEEPPARLIDGGVIREGYHQELDELRGIRKNSKSWLAEYQASLRESTGIKTLKIGYTRVFGYYIDVSKAQAGKMPEGFQRRQTLVNNERFISPELKEYEEKALSAEERIAALENELFVMVRLEVAKHCDAIFAMAHALAHIDALHSFATAARNNRYIRPVIDDSDKVSITGGRHPVIEASMVGEKFIPNDALLDGDDNKLLVITGPNMAGKSTYIRQVALIAIMAQMGSFVPAVAAHLGGIDKVFTRIGASDDLSRGQSTFMVEMTETANILNNATSKSLVILDEIGRGTSTYDGISLAWAVAEHLLTAEGRQSKTLFATHYWELTKLEEKIAGAVNYNVAIRERDDDIVFLRKIVRGSTDKSYGIHVALLAGLPDDVIDRAREILLHLEDNASKETTFDTAEALDNVFATKIKNNDKEMQLLLFEPSDKMSRDEQRALFLLKDVDINEMTPMQALEKLAEIKDKLSKK, from the coding sequence ATGGGTAGTGTTGTTGTTAAGGAGCGTGTTACGCCGATGATGGCGCAGTGGCATGCGTGCAAGGCTGGGTCTAAGGGTGCGCTGTTATTTTTCCGTATGGGCGATTTTTACGAGGCGTTTTACGACGATGCTGTCCTTATTGCCAAGGAGTTAGAGCTTACCCTTACCAAGCGCCAGGGCATTGCTATGTGTGGCGTCCCTCATCACACTTGTGATTCTTATGTCGACAGGCTTGTTGGCAAGGGACATCGTGTTGCTGTCGCCGAGCAGATGGAAGACCCCAAGAAGACCAAGGGTTTGGTCAAGCGTGAAGTCACCCGTGTTGTCTCTCCTGGAACTCTTGTTAATTCGTCTTTATTGTCTGAGAAGTCTAATAATTTCTTCGGTGCTATAACGTCGGTTGATGGTGTTTATGGTTTTTCTTTTCTTGACCTTACGACGTCGGAGTTCAAGACCATAGAGTTTGAGGATATTAAGGGGCTTTCTAACGAGCTTCATCGTTTGCGTCCTGCTGAGCTTTTAATTTCTGAGGGGTGGCGTGAGGACAATCGAGAGTTTCTCGATGACATTACCAAGACGTTTTCTTGTGCTGTCAACGCTCAGGAGGCGTGGCATTTCGACTACATATCGTCGTCGCGTTTCCTTACAGACCATTTTGGTGTACACAATCTCGATGGCTATGGTCTAAAGGGCTGTGATGCTGCTGTTATTGCTGCAGGGACGTTGTTGCGTTATCTTTGTGAAGAGCAGTGTCTTCCTATCGATCATATCAAGGGCATTGCCACGTATTCGACGTCGGAGTTCATGGTTTTGGACCACATCACCCAGCGTAACCTTGAGCTTACGGAGTCGCTAAACGATGGCAGTAGGAAGAATACTTTGTTGGACGTCCTCGACAACACAACGACGCCGATGGGCGGACGTCTTATAAGACATTGGATCAAGCAGCCGCTTCTTTCTTGCGATGGTGTTTCTTCGCGTCACGATGCTGTAGAGGCTTTATATAGCAACACGGCAGTCCTCAGTAGTCTTCACGAGTCGTTAAGTAGTGTCCGCGACCTCGAGCGTCTTATGATGAAGGTAAGTGCCGGCTATGCCTCCCCTCGCGATCTTGTAACGTTACGTTTTTCTTTGGAACAGGTTCCTGGGATAAAGTCTTCTCTTGGCGGCATTTCTTCCGAGCTTCTTGACGAGCACAAGGGGTCTCTTCACAGTTTCTCTGAGGTCACGGAGCTTATTGGCGCTGCTTTTGTTGAAGAGCCTCCAGCGCGTCTTATTGACGGAGGTGTCATCAGGGAGGGTTATCATCAGGAGCTTGACGAGTTGCGTGGCATCAGGAAGAACAGCAAATCGTGGCTTGCCGAGTATCAGGCGAGTCTTCGGGAATCTACGGGGATAAAGACATTAAAGATCGGCTATACTAGGGTTTTCGGATATTATATCGACGTCAGCAAAGCCCAGGCGGGGAAGATGCCCGAGGGTTTCCAGCGCAGGCAGACGCTTGTCAACAACGAGCGTTTCATCTCTCCAGAGCTCAAGGAATACGAGGAGAAAGCTCTTTCTGCCGAGGAGCGTATTGCTGCTCTTGAGAACGAGTTATTCGTCATGGTACGCCTTGAGGTTGCTAAGCATTGCGATGCTATCTTCGCTATGGCGCATGCTTTGGCGCATATCGACGCCCTACATTCTTTTGCTACGGCGGCGCGTAACAACAGGTATATCCGTCCTGTTATTGATGACAGCGATAAGGTTTCTATCACTGGTGGAAGGCATCCTGTCATCGAAGCTTCTATGGTCGGCGAGAAATTCATTCCAAATGACGCTCTTCTTGATGGTGATGACAACAAGCTTCTTGTAATAACGGGTCCTAACATGGCTGGGAAGTCGACATATATCAGGCAGGTGGCTCTTATCGCAATAATGGCGCAGATGGGGTCATTCGTCCCTGCTGTTGCTGCGCATCTTGGCGGTATCGATAAGGTTTTCACGCGCATTGGCGCTAGTGACGACCTATCGCGTGGGCAGTCGACATTTATGGTAGAGATGACCGAGACGGCGAACATTTTAAACAATGCGACGTCGAAGTCTCTCGTCATCCTCGACGAGATAGGCCGTGGCACTAGCACTTATGACGGGATATCTTTGGCGTGGGCTGTTGCGGAGCATCTTCTTACTGCAGAAGGTCGGCAGTCTAAGACATTATTCGCCACACATTATTGGGAGCTTACCAAGCTAGAGGAGAAGATCGCCGGTGCTGTGAATTATAACGTTGCCATCAGGGAACGCGACGATGATATTGTTTTCCTTAGGAAGATAGTACGGGGTTCTACTGACAAAAGCTATGGCATCCATGTCGCTCTTCTTGCTGGACTTCCCGACGATGTTATTGACAGAGCCAGAGAGATTTTGCTACACCTTGAAGACAATGCTTCTAAAGAGACAACTTTTGACACCGCCGAGGCTCTGGACAATGTCTTTGCTACGAAGATAAAGAATAATGACAAAGAGATGCAGCTTCTTCTCTTCGAGCCTTCTGATAAGATGTCGCGCGACGAGCAGCGCGCTCTTTTCCTTCTTAAAGATGTCGATATCAATGAGATGACGCCTATGCAGGCGTTGGAGAAGCTCGCCGAGATAAAGGATAAGCTTTCAAAAAAATAG